A single Triticum dicoccoides isolate Atlit2015 ecotype Zavitan chromosome 2A, WEW_v2.0, whole genome shotgun sequence DNA region contains:
- the LOC119358485 gene encoding transmembrane protein 45A-like, whose amino-acid sequence MGDFVGHALPGSLLLAVGLWRVWASIARFAADPPAFRIRAWSPFSAGPRLLELYVVTGGAFLDMCMELFYSNPLRVLTGRGVDPAHLNGLEHAGMLLMFFLFGALALLSHTTRYLPLSDTALGQVFATAFTSEFMLFYFHSTTHVGLEAYYHRLLLLLIGLCVAAIVLGALLPTSFPADLGTGALIAVQGMWFFQTGFTLYGPTLPAGCARSFAAPGADAHVECPDGAVLERAEQLANLQLFGLVFLVFVYVLGCYSFATARFGHPDLTTTTNDRHVGDIECSR is encoded by the exons ATGGGGGACTTCGTGGGGCACGCACTGCCGGGCTCGCTGCTGCTGGCGGTGGGCCTGTGGCGGGTGTGGGCGTCCATCGCACGCTTCGCCGCCGACCCGCCGGCGTTCCGCATCCGTGCCTGGAGCCCCTTCTCAGCGGGGCCGCGGCTCCTGGAGCTGTACGTGGTGACCGGGGGCGCCTTCCTGGACATGTGCATGGAGCTCTTCTACTCCAACCCGCTCCGCGTCCTCACCGGCCGCGGGGTCGACCCGGCGCACCTCAACGGCCTCGAGCACGCCGGCATGCTCCTCATGTTCTTCCTCTTCGGCGCGCTGGCCCTCCTCTCCCACACGACGAG GTACCTGCCGCTGTCGGACACCGCACTGGGCCAGGTGTTTGCAACCGCTTTCACGTCGGAGTTCATGCtcttctacttccactccaccacccACGTTGGCTTGGAGGCCTActaccaccgcctcctcctcctcctcatcggccTCTGTGTCGCAGCCATTGTCCTCGGTGCGCTCCTGCCAACCAGCTTCCCTGCCGACCTAGGCACCGGCGCCCTCATCGCGGTCCAGGGTATGTGGTTTTTCCAGACTGGGTTCACTCTCTACGGTCCTACGCTCCCCGCTGGTTGTGCCCGCAGCTTCGCCGCCCCTGGCGCCGACGCCCACGTCGAGTGCCCCGACGGCGCCGTGCTGGAGCGTGCCGAGCAGCTGGCAAACTTGCAGCTATTCGGACTCGTGTTCCTTGTGTTTGTGTATGTACTCGGGTGCTACAGCTTCGCCACGGCGAGGTTTGGGCACCCGGACCTGACAACGACAACGAACGACAGGCACGTCGGCGATATTGAATGCAGCCGCTGA